The Candidatus Sysuiplasma acidicola genome includes a window with the following:
- a CDS encoding transposase codes for MYQSFKYRLYPFRSQEMELLRQLDELKFLHNYALEQRIDAWRTEKRSVGYTEQAASLTQWRNYDRNGIGRVHSQVAQECLQRIADSYKHFFRRLKEGTRPGFPHFRSEVTSLTYPQAYSAVTITEGRMGTKRLHLSKIGDVPIELHRQPVDGRIKTCTVKREGDRWYAVLTVEIPDAPTPPATSPVNPVGIDLGLNRIATLSTGETVDPPRFLRKAEKRLKRLDREVSRKVKHSHNREKAKLRRARYFAKIRDRRRDFAHKLTTRWTSGYDLIAFEDLNVQSMIRGLNNAKSISDAGWGMLRQMSEYKQLKRSHRYVEVSARNTTQTCSTCGEYAYPPLELKDRVFRCPNGHVEDRDINAARNVVARALAAVPIRDYLDHRGCRGNSISPMSDTMSCAAVSLHSTGTEGLSIPSP; via the coding sequence ATGTATCAGTCTTTCAAATACCGTCTCTATCCATTCCGCAGTCAGGAGATGGAGCTATTACGCCAGCTGGATGAACTGAAGTTCCTTCATAACTATGCACTCGAACAGCGTATAGATGCATGGCGCACTGAGAAGAGGTCTGTGGGATATACTGAACAGGCTGCCTCTCTCACTCAATGGAGAAACTATGACAGGAACGGTATAGGACGTGTACATTCACAGGTGGCACAGGAGTGCCTTCAGCGCATAGCCGACTCATACAAACATTTCTTCAGGCGGCTGAAGGAAGGCACAAGGCCCGGCTTCCCGCACTTCAGGAGTGAAGTAACTTCACTGACATATCCACAGGCATACAGTGCCGTAACCATCACTGAAGGCAGAATGGGCACAAAGCGACTGCACCTGTCGAAGATCGGCGATGTGCCCATCGAACTCCACAGACAGCCTGTCGATGGGCGCATCAAGACATGCACCGTGAAGAGGGAAGGCGACAGATGGTATGCCGTCCTGACCGTCGAGATACCGGATGCTCCCACGCCACCTGCCACGTCTCCTGTCAATCCCGTGGGCATAGACCTCGGTCTCAATCGCATTGCAACACTATCGACAGGCGAAACTGTCGATCCACCCAGATTCCTTCGCAAAGCGGAGAAGCGACTCAAGCGTCTCGACCGTGAAGTGTCACGTAAGGTCAAACACTCGCACAACAGGGAGAAGGCAAAGCTGCGACGGGCAAGATACTTTGCCAAGATACGTGACAGGAGAAGGGACTTTGCACACAAACTCACAACACGGTGGACCAGCGGTTATGACCTCATAGCATTCGAAGACCTGAACGTGCAGTCAATGATACGGGGACTCAACAACGCCAAATCCATATCCGATGCAGGATGGGGAATGCTCAGACAGATGTCAGAGTACAAACAGCTCAAGCGGAGTCATAGATATGTCGAAGTCTCTGCAAGGAACACGACTCAGACATGTTCAACGTGCGGAGAGTATGCCTACCCTCCGCTCGAACTGAAAGACCGTGTCTTCCGGTGCCCGAACGGGCATGTGGAAGACAGGGACATCAATGCGGCCAGGAATGTGGTCGCCCGTGCTTTGGCAGCAGTACCTATAAGAGATTATCTGGATCACAGGGGGTGCAGGGGGAACAGTATTTCTCCTATGTCTGACACCATGAGTTGTGCTGCTGTTTCACTCCATTCCACTGGAACTGAAGGACTCTCTATTCCCTCTCCTTGA
- the ribA gene encoding GTP cyclohydrolase II, producing MRSFLKKARAEKAIRGASKRPDEKTKPISRITEAKFPTKYGRFKIIAYEDSRDRKLHLALVKGNVAGQEKVLVRVHSECLTGDALSSMRCDCGEQLQTAMSIIERRKKGVVLYLRQEGRGIGLLNKMIAYHMQDMGADTVEANVMLGFDPDERSYDIAAFMLGDLGVRSVVLLTNNPDKIEGLKAMGISVSGRKPLVVGLNRANLKYMITKKRKLNHMLDLDRVE from the coding sequence GTGAGGAGTTTTTTGAAGAAAGCACGGGCAGAGAAGGCCATCAGAGGTGCATCGAAGAGACCCGATGAGAAGACGAAACCAATCAGCAGGATTACAGAGGCAAAGTTCCCCACGAAATACGGTCGCTTCAAAATAATCGCCTATGAAGATTCAAGAGACAGAAAACTGCATCTCGCTCTGGTAAAAGGGAACGTCGCGGGACAGGAAAAGGTGCTTGTCAGGGTACATTCGGAATGCCTAACCGGGGATGCTCTGTCCTCCATGAGGTGCGATTGCGGAGAACAGCTGCAGACAGCGATGAGCATTATTGAGAGGAGGAAAAAGGGCGTCGTGCTGTATCTGAGACAGGAAGGAAGGGGCATAGGTTTACTGAACAAGATGATTGCCTATCATATGCAGGATATGGGAGCCGATACCGTTGAGGCAAACGTGATGCTCGGATTCGATCCGGACGAGAGAAGTTACGACATCGCTGCATTCATGCTCGGCGACCTTGGCGTGCGGTCCGTCGTGTTGCTCACCAATAATCCGGACAAGATTGAAGGACTGAAGGCAATGGGCATCAGCGTGAGCGGAAGAAAACCGCTCGTTGTCGGACTCAACAGAGCCAATCTGAAGTATATGATTACAAAAAAGAGAAAGTTAAACCATATGCTTGACCTGGACAGAGTAGAGTGA
- the bcp gene encoding thioredoxin-dependent thiol peroxidase, translating to MLEEGVRAPDFSVKGDDGRQYRLSDFSGKKVVLYFYPKDDTPGCTTEACSFRDSLPDISGRNAVIIGVSRDGIDDHRKFKSKYGLNFLLLSDEDSDICGKYGVLREKNMYGRKSIGIQRSTFIIDEKGMIAKVFPTVKPDGHGKEIMQFL from the coding sequence ATGCTCGAAGAAGGAGTCCGCGCCCCGGACTTCAGTGTCAAAGGCGACGACGGCAGGCAATACCGTTTGAGTGATTTCAGCGGAAAGAAGGTCGTGCTCTATTTCTATCCAAAGGATGACACTCCCGGCTGCACTACTGAGGCTTGCAGTTTCAGGGACTCGCTGCCGGATATCAGCGGCCGCAACGCGGTCATAATAGGCGTAAGCAGGGACGGTATTGACGATCACAGAAAATTCAAGTCAAAGTACGGTCTCAACTTCCTGCTGCTTTCAGACGAGGACTCGGATATATGCGGGAAGTACGGTGTTCTCAGGGAGAAGAACATGTATGGCAGGAAGAGCATAGGCATCCAGAGAAGTACATTCATTATAGACGAGAAGGGGATGATCGCAAAGGTATTCCCTACGGTCAAGCCAGACGGACATGGAAAAGAGATAATGCAGTTCCTTTGA
- a CDS encoding IS110 family transposase encodes MLSVGIDTHQKMHEVEVQDEEEKTMWKGRIGNDKQGLASLAEKLAVIERSNNQKIVGVYINPTGNYHVPLQRFLQSKGYRVVAVNPIMSAHARNMDNMGRTKSDSADAATLASIPWKKRGMKEARSHERDELSELTRMHEAVDRNITRILNTIWSDLAAVFPEFAQLIDDLKSKTALTLLERYAVPANIVKASVKELTRVVSNASRNHLGREFAEELRKKASETIGIPDTGGIFAFKIRENVKRLRSEMQELKRIDDEIRKKAEGRKDVRLLDDMKGVSTVAAASAVSEIGDINQFETAEKLQTYGGRSPKTEGSGGKTRSYGVDKGRNSHLAHTAYTVAASLVKHNVPEFRAIYDREIARGKAGTQALFIVSKRWLYHTHSMLKNGKPYRERMPLGSRRGNRESFSSSGME; translated from the coding sequence ATGCTGTCCGTAGGGATAGATACGCATCAGAAGATGCATGAAGTGGAGGTGCAGGATGAGGAAGAGAAGACAATGTGGAAGGGAAGGATAGGGAACGACAAACAGGGCCTGGCTTCGCTTGCAGAGAAGCTCGCTGTGATTGAGAGGAGCAACAATCAGAAGATTGTTGGTGTTTACATCAATCCTACGGGCAATTACCATGTGCCGCTGCAGCGTTTCCTTCAGTCGAAGGGATACCGTGTTGTTGCCGTCAACCCCATAATGAGCGCCCATGCAAGGAATATGGACAACATGGGCAGGACAAAGAGCGACAGTGCCGACGCTGCAACGCTTGCTTCCATTCCATGGAAGAAGAGGGGCATGAAGGAAGCACGTTCTCACGAGAGGGACGAGCTCTCCGAACTGACAAGGATGCATGAGGCGGTCGACAGGAACATAACCAGGATTTTGAACACCATCTGGAGCGACCTTGCCGCGGTATTCCCCGAATTTGCACAGCTCATCGATGATCTGAAGTCGAAGACTGCGCTCACTCTGCTCGAGCGGTATGCCGTTCCCGCCAACATTGTGAAGGCATCTGTGAAAGAGCTCACAAGGGTTGTGAGCAATGCAAGCAGGAATCACCTCGGAAGAGAGTTTGCTGAAGAACTCAGGAAGAAGGCGTCGGAGACCATCGGCATTCCAGACACCGGCGGCATATTCGCATTCAAAATCAGGGAGAACGTGAAACGTCTCAGGTCCGAGATGCAGGAGCTGAAGCGGATAGATGATGAAATCAGGAAAAAAGCAGAAGGACGGAAGGACGTGAGGCTCCTGGACGACATGAAGGGTGTGAGCACAGTTGCTGCAGCCTCGGCTGTCTCTGAGATTGGCGACATAAATCAGTTTGAGACTGCAGAAAAGCTGCAGACATACGGTGGCAGATCTCCGAAGACTGAGGGGTCAGGAGGCAAAACGCGTTCATACGGTGTCGACAAAGGGAGAAACAGCCATCTCGCTCACACCGCATACACGGTTGCTGCCTCGCTTGTGAAACACAATGTTCCCGAGTTCAGGGCAATATATGACAGGGAGATTGCCAGAGGGAAGGCGGGCACACAGGCACTGTTCATTGTTTCCAAACGATGGCTATATCATACACACAGCATGTTGAAGAACGGCAAACCGTACCGTGAGAGAATGCCTCTGGGCTCAAGGAGAGGGAATAGAGAGTCCTTCAGTTCCAGTGGAATGGAGTGA